A section of the Engystomops pustulosus chromosome 3, aEngPut4.maternal, whole genome shotgun sequence genome encodes:
- the LOC140122919 gene encoding serine/threonine-protein kinase SBK1-like gives MEFCNFDLQKISEKNFQFLEYLGQGTYGQVVKARERATGKMVALKMMEKNKTKWTSFLQELCTSIFLSSYHGIILTHSSIVDCVDHYVLAQDLAPAGTLCALIKPDVGIPEVMVRRCALQLCGALEFMHSKQLVHRDLKPDNVLLMDKECHQVKLSDFGLTQQVGTPVPFMSPIIPYMSPELCNLKPTETIINDASVDIFALGVLLFVAFSGNFPWRRAVEQDQLFRKFVCWQNGVDHVPPPKHWENFNGAAQELFHVLLCQDPNARSLLSVSTYAEIPWGVEEIPDEAFQLSIAEDDIQEYNGEIIIIEAEDEYIIVENHGDIECIIVDEATNESTSSPRQTTVMFLVDDTSLALGCEVEVT, from the exons ATGGAATTCTGCAACTTTGATTTGCAAAAGATTTCCGAAAAGAATTTCCAGTTCCTGGAGTATCTGGGACAAGGAACCTACGGCCAAGTGGTCAAGGCACGTGAGAGGGCAACAG GTAAAATGGTTGCCCTCAAAATGATGGAAAAGAACAAAACAAAGTGGACCTCCTTCCTACAGGAGCTTTGTACCTCCATATTCCTGTCCAGCTACCATGGGATCATCTTGACGCACTCCTCCATTGTGGACTGTGTGGACCACTATGTGCTGGCCCAGGATTTGGCTCCTGCAGGAACCCTCTGCGCTCTCATCAAGCCTGAT GTGGGGATTCCAGAGGTGATGGTGCGGCGCTGTGCACTACAGCTGTGCGGAGCTCTGGAGTTCATGCACAGCAAACAACTGGTGCACAGAGACCTCAAGCCTGACAATGTGTTATTAATGGACAAGGAATGTCACCAGGTCAAGCTGAGTGACTTTGGCTTGACCCAGCAGGTGGGAACTCCTGTTCCATTTATGTCCCCCATAATTCCCTACATGTCGCCGGAGCTTTGTAATTTAAAACCTACTGAAACCATAATTAACGATGCAAGCGTGGATATATTTGCCTTGGGTGTTTTGTTGTTTGTCGCATTTTCTGGAAATTTTCCGTGGAGAAGAGCGGTCGAGCAGGATCAACTTTTTAGGAAATTTGTTTGTTGGCAAAATGGTGTGGATCATGTTCCACCTCCGAAGCATTGGGAAAATTTCAACGGGGCAGCCCAGGAACTTTTTCATGTGCTGCTTTGCCAGGATCCCAATGCCAGGAGTCTTCTTAGTGTCTCAACGTATGCCGAAATTCCATGGGGAGTAGAAGAAATTCCGGATGAAGCTTTTCAATTATCAATTGCAGAAGATGATATTCAGGAATATAACGGTGAGATTATCATTATAGAAGCAGAGGATGAATATATAATAGTGGAAAATCATGGGGACATAGAATGCATCATAGTCGATGAAGCCACCAATGAGTCCACCAGCAGCCCCAGGCAAACAACGGTGATGTTTCTTGTGGATGACACCAGTCTGGCTTTGGGATGTGAAGTGGAGGTGACGTAG